The nucleotide sequence AAGACCTCAATTCATCCGGTTCTGACGACCGCGGAAGGGAAAGAGGCGAAAGAGGTGAAAGAAATACGCACGCCCCATCTAATGGTTCGGTACGTTACTTTATCAATGTAGGGGAAAAAGACGGTTACGACTGGATGTCATTAAAAGACTTCCTTCGAGACACCTTGAATCTAGGTAAAGAAGACGTTTACAAAGTTGATACGAAAGACTCGTTTTCTTTCTTCAATACCGAAGCGGAACACACCGAACAGATCCTTCAGTTTTTTACCGACTTCAAATTAGAAGGCAGGTTCATAAACGTTGAAGTATCTAAAAACCCCGGCGGAAGCGGCGGCGGCAGAGGAAGAAATGACCGAGGCAGAAAAAGAGATCGCGATAACGATCGAGGTGGCAGGTCTAGAGGTAGGGACAGAAGTTCCTCTAAAGGAAAACCCAGCCATTCGGGAAAAAGAAGAAGTTCAAAAAGCAGAAGCGACTTCTTTTAAGCCCCTAACAACTTATATTTAAAGTTAATTGTATATTAAAAAATACGCTTCGGCGTATTTTTTTGTTTTGTTTAGTACATTTAAACTATGCTTAAAGTAATGAAACCAATTGTATTCTTTTTCTTCTTGTTTTCAACCCTTTCCATTTTTGCGCAAGACGACGAAGAAACCGAAGTAAGAGATATAACAGCCATCGTTGTTAACGCACAAACCGACGCCCCCATGGAGAGTGTCCACATTGTAAACCTCAACAAGGTGGTGGGTACCATTACCAATGGTGAAGGTCAGTTTACCATTACCGCCTCCGTCAACGACACCCTTTATTTTTCATTTCTCGGATTTAAGTCGCAAAAAATCAGGGTTACCAATGACATGTACAAGTTCAAGAATACAAAAATTGCCCTTACCGAGCTGGCATACGCCCTTGAAGAAGTAATCGTCAAGCCCTATCAGCTTACCGGCTACCTTGAAATCGATGTCAAGAACGCCCCTATAAACAACGCATACCAGTATAGTATTTCAGGACTTTCGGTAGGTTACGAGGGCGGAAATAAGAATCCGAGTGCCGTAACCAAGGTATTGGGCGCCATTTTAAACCCCGCCGATTTACTGCGCAACCTCTTTGGGAAACAGCCCAATCAAATGCGAAAGCTGAGAAAAATGAAGGAAGATGACCAAATCCGCGATCTTTTGGCATCGAAATTCGACCGAGAAATCCTTACCGAACTCCTTCAAATAGAGAAGGTTGACATACAAGACATCCTCAACAACTGCAACTATTCAAAATCGTTTATCACCACGGCCAACGACCTACAGATCCTTGACGCAATAAGCAGCTGCTACGAAGAATTCAAGGTCTTAAATCGTAAAAAATAAATTTTCTATTTCCCATAGCATTTTATAGCTTTAGGGAAAATAGATTTCATATGAAAAGACTGCTCTACGCGGTTGTTGTTTTTTCGATTTTTATCGCTTGTAAGGAAGAGCGAAAAGAAATTATAGAAGAGGTACCCGTTAAGACCGATTCGATAGCCACCCATGTTGAACCGGTAAAAAACCTTCCATTCTCCTGGGAAGCGGCCAATATCTATTTTTTATTGACGGACAGGTTCAATAACGGGACTACCGAAAACGACCTAAACTACGACAGAACGGAACCTACGGGCCCCTTAAGAGGGTTTATGGGAGGTGACATACAGGGCATCACCCAAAAAATAGAGGAAGGTTATTTTTCCGACCTCGGCATCAATGCCATTTGGTTTACGCCCGTAGTAGAACAAGTTCACGGAAGTACCGATGAAGGCACCGGCAACACCTATGCCTATCACGGCTACTGGACCAAGGATTGGACAGCCCTTGACCCCAATTTTGGCACGCGAAAAGACCTGGAAAAAATGGTAAAAGCGGCCCATAAGCACGGTATTCGTGTATTGATGGACGTTGTGCTCAACCATACCGGCCCGGTTACCGACAAAGATGAGGCGTGGCCCGAAGAATGGATACGAACCTCGCCCACATGTGACTTTACCTCTTACGAAACCACGGTCGAGTGTACACTGGTAGAAAATCTACCCGACGTTCGAACCGAATCGAACGAAGCGGTCGAACTCCCCGATGCCCTTTTGGCCAAATGGAAGGAAGAAGGCCGACTTAGCCAAGAACTAGACGAACTTCAACTTTTCTTTGAACGTACGGGATACCCAAGGGCGCCCCGTTACTACATCATCAAATGGCTCACCGATTACGTAAACCACCTCGGTATAGACGGTTTTAGGGTAGACACCGTAAAACACGTAAACGAAAACGCTTGGTCGGAGCTCTATAAAGAAGCTTCCTTTGCCTTTGAGAATTGGAAAAAAATGCACCCCGATAAAGTGCTGGACGACCAGCCCTTCTATATGGTAGGCGAAGTGTATAACTACGGGATTTCCAACGGAAGGGAATTCGACTTCAAAGACAAAAAAGTAGATTACTTTGCCCATGGCTTCAAAAGCCTTATCAACTTTGAACTAAAGGAAGATGCCAAGAAAGATTATGAATCGATTTTCCGTAAGTATGACAAAATACTACGCTCACAACTAAACGGAAAAAGTGTGGTCAACTACCTGACCTCCCATGATGACGGACATCCATACGACATTGAACGTAAAGACCCTATCAGGGCCGCGAATATCTTAATGCTTACACCTGGGGCTTCCCAAATTTATTACGGAGACGAAACCGCCCGTAGCCTCACCGTAACGGGCACTGAGGACACCCCCGTACAAGGCGATGCCTCATTGCGTTCGTTCATGAATTGGGAAGAGCTCGACAGTCTGCCCAAAACCAAAGAAATCTTTGAACATTGGAAGAAATTGGGTACGTTCAGAAGGAAGCATTTGGCCGTCGGGGCGGGCATTCACAAAAGACTGGGAAAAAGCCCTTATGTCTTTAGCCGCAGTTACTCCGAAGGCGATATAAAGGATAAAGTGGTTATCGGACTCGACCTCCCCAAAGGCAAAAAATCACTTTGGGTCAAAGGCTTTTTCGGAGATGGGACCAAACTATACGATACCTATTCCGATACCGAAGTCGTGGTACAAAACGGAAAAGTGATTCTTGAAAACGACTACAACATCGCACTTTTAGAACACAAAGAATAAGCCTTACATATAATATATCGGTTGTAAATTATATACAATAAAAAAGGTCGCTTCTACCGAGAAAAAGGAAGAAGCCTCCCCTTAGCTTATATATTTTATTAGCCCTCCACTTCGTACCGCTTTAAAATATCGTCAATACTTTTAATCGATTTTTTCGTCCAGTCAAGACGTTTTTCCAGTTTTTCGGCATCGCTCAGCTGCCATTGCAGGTCGGTAGCCCTAAGTTTTACGGCCAAATGCTGTAAAATAATGGCCGCGGAAACCGATATATTCAAACTTTCGGTAAAGCCCAACATCGGTATCTTTAAAAAACCGTCACTCTGCTCCATAGCCTCTTGACTCAAGCCTGTGCGCTCCGTACCGAACAAAAATGCCGTCTTTCCCTCTATTTCAAAATCTTCCAAAAAACGGGAATCGTTGTGGGGGGTAGTCGCAATGACCTTGTACCCGTCCGATTTCAGCCTTTGGATACACTCGTTCGTACTTTTATATCTATGTACATCTACCCACTGCTGGGCCCCCATAGCGATTTTATCATCTAATCGCTTACCATACCTAGATTCTATTACGTGCGCCTCTTGAATGCCGAACACCTCACAACTGCGGATGACGGCACTGGTATTGTGTAATTGGTACACATCTTCAATAGCTACCGTTAGTAATTTTGTTCGGTCTTCCAATATTTCCAAAAACCGTTGTTTTCGTTCTTCTGAAATAAAATTTTCCAGATATTCGAGAAGTTCTTCCTTAACCATATATCGAATATAATAAAAACTCTATTTTTATAACGATGAAGAAAAAAATTACGATTTTGACCGGTGCCGGAATGAGTGCGGAAAGCGGCATAAATACCTTTAGGGATGCAGGAGGACTATGGGAAGGGCATGACGTTATGGAAGTCGCTTCACCCGAGGGTTTTGCCAAGAATCCGGAACTCGTTCTCAATTTCTACAACCAAAGGCGACGACAACTTCAACAGGTAAAGCCCAACCTGGCCCATAAGGCCTTGATCGAACTTGAAAAACTATTCGATGTCACCATCGTTACCCAAAACGTAGATGATCTTCATGAAAGGGCAGGCAGCTCAAACATAATTCACCTTCACGGGGAATTACTCAAAGTACGAAGTACCGGAAATGAAAATCGCGTCCTCGACTGGACCAAGGACCTCAATTTAGGGGACCGCTGTGAACAAGGCCATCAATTGCGTCCGCATATCGTTTGGTTCGGTGAAGCCGTTCCCCTTTTGGAACAAGCGGCCATTGCCACCCAAAATGCCGACATCCTTATCATTATCGGTACATCAATGCAAGTATATCCCGCAGCAAGCCTTATCGACTATGCGCAGGGGCATGTACCTATTTATTTTGTCGACCCAAGACCCAGTGTTTCCGAAAACCACTACAACCATCTCACCGTTATAGCCAAAACCGCGGTAGAAGGGGTTCCCGATTTGGTGCGTGACCTTATCGAATCGATTTAACTACACTAACGCCTACCATCGAAAATGACTGAAAAGGAACTGTACCAATCGTTAGACTACGTAAACCACTCACGCGAGAAACGGGCTGAAATGGCACTCCTGGTCACTACAAATCCTCAATTGGTAAGGCCTTTGCTCAAAATTGCCTTTGAGG is from Zobellia galactanivorans and encodes:
- a CDS encoding SIR2 family NAD-dependent protein deacylase codes for the protein MKKKITILTGAGMSAESGINTFRDAGGLWEGHDVMEVASPEGFAKNPELVLNFYNQRRRQLQQVKPNLAHKALIELEKLFDVTIVTQNVDDLHERAGSSNIIHLHGELLKVRSTGNENRVLDWTKDLNLGDRCEQGHQLRPHIVWFGEAVPLLEQAAIATQNADILIIIGTSMQVYPAASLIDYAQGHVPIYFVDPRPSVSENHYNHLTVIAKTAVEGVPDLVRDLIESI
- a CDS encoding alpha-amylase family glycosyl hydrolase translates to MKRLLYAVVVFSIFIACKEERKEIIEEVPVKTDSIATHVEPVKNLPFSWEAANIYFLLTDRFNNGTTENDLNYDRTEPTGPLRGFMGGDIQGITQKIEEGYFSDLGINAIWFTPVVEQVHGSTDEGTGNTYAYHGYWTKDWTALDPNFGTRKDLEKMVKAAHKHGIRVLMDVVLNHTGPVTDKDEAWPEEWIRTSPTCDFTSYETTVECTLVENLPDVRTESNEAVELPDALLAKWKEEGRLSQELDELQLFFERTGYPRAPRYYIIKWLTDYVNHLGIDGFRVDTVKHVNENAWSELYKEASFAFENWKKMHPDKVLDDQPFYMVGEVYNYGISNGREFDFKDKKVDYFAHGFKSLINFELKEDAKKDYESIFRKYDKILRSQLNGKSVVNYLTSHDDGHPYDIERKDPIRAANILMLTPGASQIYYGDETARSLTVTGTEDTPVQGDASLRSFMNWEELDSLPKTKEIFEHWKKLGTFRRKHLAVGAGIHKRLGKSPYVFSRSYSEGDIKDKVVIGLDLPKGKKSLWVKGFFGDGTKLYDTYSDTEVVVQNGKVILENDYNIALLEHKE
- a CDS encoding TrmH family RNA methyltransferase, whose translation is MVKEELLEYLENFISEERKQRFLEILEDRTKLLTVAIEDVYQLHNTSAVIRSCEVFGIQEAHVIESRYGKRLDDKIAMGAQQWVDVHRYKSTNECIQRLKSDGYKVIATTPHNDSRFLEDFEIEGKTAFLFGTERTGLSQEAMEQSDGFLKIPMLGFTESLNISVSAAIILQHLAVKLRATDLQWQLSDAEKLEKRLDWTKKSIKSIDDILKRYEVEG
- a CDS encoding carboxypeptidase-like regulatory domain-containing protein translates to MKPIVFFFFLFSTLSIFAQDDEETEVRDITAIVVNAQTDAPMESVHIVNLNKVVGTITNGEGQFTITASVNDTLYFSFLGFKSQKIRVTNDMYKFKNTKIALTELAYALEEVIVKPYQLTGYLEIDVKNAPINNAYQYSISGLSVGYEGGNKNPSAVTKVLGAILNPADLLRNLFGKQPNQMRKLRKMKEDDQIRDLLASKFDREILTELLQIEKVDIQDILNNCNYSKSFITTANDLQILDAISSCYEEFKVLNRKK